A window from Fragaria vesca subsp. vesca linkage group LG5, FraVesHawaii_1.0, whole genome shotgun sequence encodes these proteins:
- the LOC101305467 gene encoding uncharacterized protein LOC101305467 — MHTRLNYSIPRIYITDQVRTKLPTRTKIIIIIMSRRYARLCVGRGVFCFPVHSPTLGSKSKPKPASRSIRRSSSYSIKTDQFLSNSSDDFGEEIRVKNGDEMGNKIMVVVDSSLEAKGALEWALSHTVQTQDTIVLLHVAQPCKQGADPNAKKLNLRAFEVLHSMKKECQRRRPGVEVEVALLEGKERGAIIVEEAKKQKVSLLVLGQRRERSMWWELIKRCWTSRRRRRTSGGGEVVEYCIQNAGCMTIAVRRKSRRLGGYLITTKLHKNFWLLA; from the exons ATGCATACTAGACTAAATTATTCCATTCCTCGTATATATATAACAGACCAAGTTAGAACTAAGCTTCCAACCAGAACCAAAATCATCATAATCATAATGAGTAGGAGATATGCAAGACTGTGTGTTGGCCGAGGCGTGTTTTGTTTTCCGGTCCATTCCCCGACTCTGGGATCAAAATCGAAACCCAAACCCGCCTCTAGAAGCATTAGACGTTCCTCCTCCTATTCCATCAAAACAGATCAGTTTCTGAGCAATAGCAGTGATGATTTTGGTGAAGAAATCAGAGTCAAAAATGGGGATGAGATGGGGAACAAGATAATGGTGGTTGTGGATTCGAGCCTTGAAGCCAAAGGAGCTCTTGAATGGGCACTGTCCCACACTGTTCAAACTCAGGACACCATTGTGCTTCTTCATGTAGCTCAGCCCTGCAAACAAG GTGCAGACCCAAATGCGAAGAAGCTTAACTTAAGAGCTTTTGAGGTTCTTCACTCTATGAAAAAAGAATGTCAAAGGAGGAGGCCTGGG GTGGAAGTTGAGGTAGCATTGCTTGAAGGGAAGGAAAGAGGTGCAATAATTGTGGAAGAAGCAAAGAAACAAAAGGTGTCTCTACTTGTTCTTGGGCAAAGAAGAGAGAGGTCAATGTGGTGGGAGCTAATCAAGAGGTGCTGGACAAGTAGGCGAAGGAGAAGAACATCCGGAGGCGGTGAGGTTGTGGAATACTGCATACAAAATGCCGGATGCATGACGATTGCGGTCAGGAGAAAGAGCAGAAGACTTGGAGGGTACTTGATCACCACCAAGCTTCACAAGAACTTCTGGCTTCTGGCTTAA
- the LOC101295236 gene encoding uncharacterized protein LOC101295236, translating into MCFGVSSPSSPRSKPRGKSKRHESAAVNTTTLAVEEHSSTDLLNRYSSFSKDELSATEAGLNHMVEESPHEDPKSEESTGNKIMVVVDSSLEAKGALEWALSHTAQTHDTILLLHLANAADTNEKFDGIKAFELLHSLKNLCQISKPGVLVEVALVEAEEGKEKGQLIVEEAKRQRVSLLVLGQERKRSTWWQLSCSGGGGEGVGEVVVEYCIQNAACMTVAVRKKNSNGGGYLISTKLHKNFWLLA; encoded by the exons ATGTGTTTCGGGGTTTCTTCGCCTTCCAGCCCTCGATCGAAACCCCGCGGTAAATCTAAACGACATGAATCCGCTGCTGTCAACACTACTACTCTTGCTGTTGAAGAGCATTCGAGCACAGACCTTCTGAACAGATACAGTAGCTTTAGCAAGGATGAGTTGAGTGCTACGGAAGCCGGCCTGAACCATATGGTTGAAGAGTCTCCTCATGAGGACCCAAAATCTGAGGAATCGACTGGCAACAAGATAATGGTGGTTGTGGACTCGAGCCTGGAAGCTAAGGGAGCTCTTGAATGGGCACTATCCCACACTGCACAAACCCATGATACCATTTTGCTTCTTCATCTAGCTAATG CTGCAGACACAAATGAGAAGTTTGATGGTATAAAGGCATTTGAACTTCTCCACAGTTTGAAAAATCTATGTCAAATCAGCAAGCCTGGG GTGCTAGTGGAGGTTGCATTGGTTGAAGCTGAAGAAGGGAAGGAAAAGGGGCAGCTGATAGTGGAAGAAGCAAAGAGACAAAGGGTGTCTCTACTTGTTCTTGGGCAAGAAAGAAAGAGGTCGACATGGTGGCAGCTAAGTTGTAGTGGCGGTGGAGGTGAAGGCGTTGGCGAGGTTGTGGTGGAGTACTGCATACAAAATGCTGCTTGCATGACGGTTGCAGTGAGGAAAAAGAACAGCAACGGCGGAGGCTACTTGATCAGCACCAAACTTCACAAGAATTTCTGGCTTCTAGCTTGA
- the LOC101305755 gene encoding agamous-like MADS-box protein AGL8 homolog encodes MGRGRVQLKRIENKINRQVTFSKRRSGLLKKAHEISVLCDAEVALIVFSTKGKLFEYSTDSSMERILERYERYSYAERQLLGNNHEQQDQDQSNGNWTLEHAKLKARVEVLQKNQSHFMGEDLQSLSMKQLQNLEQQLDSALKHVRSRKNQLMYESISTLQKKDKALQEQNNLLTKKVNVKEKEKAVAGSAPQSQAQSQWEQMQRQSFDSSTSALLPQALPSMNFGGSSGGYDQDEEIPPPPQHQAAANSNTLLPPWMLRHLNE; translated from the exons ATGGGGAGGGGAAGGGTTCAGTTGAAGAGGATAGAGAACAAGATCAACAGGCAGGTGACTTTCTCAAAGAGAAGGTCTGGGCTGCTCAAGAAGGCGCATGAGATTTCTGTGCTCTGCGATGCTGAGGTCGCTTTGATCGTCTTCTCCACCAAAGGCAAGCTGTTTGAGTACTCCACTGATTCTAG CATGGAAAGAATCCTGGAAAGGTATGAGAGATATTCATATGCAGAGAGGCAACTTCTTGGAAATAATCATGAGCAGCAGGATCAGGATCAGTCAAAT GGAAACTGGACTCTGGAACATGCAAAGCTCAAAGCCAGGGTGGAGGTTTTACAGAAAAATCAAAG TCATTTCATGGGGGAAGACCTACAATCCTTAAGTATGAAACAGCTTCAGAATTTGGAGCAGCAACTTGATTCTGCTCTGAAGCACGTAAGGTCTAGAAAG AACCAACTTATGTACGAATCCATTTCAACGCTCCAGAAGAAG GATAAGGCGTTGCAGGAGCAAAATAATTTGCTGACAAAGAAGGTAAAC GTCAAAGAGAAGGAGAAAGCAGTAGCCGGCAGTGCTCCACAGTCCCAG GCTCAGTCACAATGGGAGCAAATGCAGAGGCAGAGCTTCGACTCCTCCACCAGTGCCCTTCTACCTCAGGCATTGCCGTCCATGAATTTCGG AGGCTCCTCTGGAGGTTATGATCAGGATGAAGAAATCCCACCTCCGCCTCAACATCAAGCCGCCGCCAACAGTAACACGCTCCTTCCGCCTTGGATGCTCCGCCACCTGAATGAATAG
- the LOC101306043 gene encoding MADS-box protein CMB1-like, with protein sequence MGRGRVELKRIENKINRQVTFAKRRNGLLKKAYELSVLCDAEVALIIFSGRGKLYEFCSSLSMMKTLEKYQRCSYGALEANQPVNETQNSYQEYLRLKARVEVLQRSQRNLLGEDLGPLNTKELEQLEHQLESSLKHIRSTKTQFMLDELSDLQNREQMLVETNKSLRRKLEETNLQGAPLHLAWDGGYGQNNIHEHNSRFPPQSQGFFQQLQGNNNSAMQMGYTPLGSDHHHHQQMNAGNPGQNVNGFIPGWML encoded by the exons ATGGGGAGAGGGAGAGTTGAGCTCAAGAGGATAGAGAATAAAATCAACAGGCAGGTCACTTTTGCCAAGAGAAGAAATGGCCTGCTCAAGAAAGCTTATGAGCTCTCAGTTCTCTGTGATGCTGAGGTTGCTCTCATTATTTTCTCTGGCCGTGGAAAGCTCTATGAGTTCTGCAGCAGCTTAAG CATGATGAAAACACTTGAAAAGTACCAAAGGTGCAGTTATGGTGCCCTGGAAGCCAACCAACCTGTAAACGAGACTCAG AACAGTTACCAGGAATATTTGAGGCTTAAAGCAAGAGTGGAGGTCCTCCAACGATCTCAGAG AAATCTTCTTGGAGAAGATTTGGGCCCACTGAACACGAAGGAGCTTGAGCAGCTTGAGCATCAACTAGAGTCATCCCTGAAGCATATTAGGTCAACAAAG ACTCAGTTTATGCTGGACGAGCTTTCTGATCTTCAAAACAGG GAACAGATGCTTGTTGAAACTAACAAATCCTTGAGGAGGAAG CTGGAAGAAACTAATCTGCAAGGTGCTCCACTTCATCTGGCATGGGACGGTGGCTATGGCCAAAACAACATTCATGAGCACAATAGCCGTTTTCCTCCCCAGTCGCAAGGTTTCTTTCAGCAACTGCAAGGAAACAACAACTCCGCAATGCAAATGGG ATACACACCATTGGGTTCAGATCATCATCATCATCAGCAGATGAATGCAGGAAATCCAGGCCAAAATGTGAATGGATTCATTCCTGGGTGGATGCTTTGA
- the LOC101306334 gene encoding uncharacterized protein LOC101306334 has protein sequence MESWRCSSEGKSFAPDETVSHTDSLARNRSALMGCDLKIPCTFESQGFGELGLPEMLGKHLPRSTTSMGSPNPFFREDESSSKLSSSAVESNSRDYSLFDLKLDAYTSKSTKGASLFSSSESSTPMKRMRVSGVYSQTAYCQVHGCNKDLSSSKDYHKRHKVCEAHSKTAKVIVKGIEQRFCQQCSRFHLLAEFDDGKRSCRKRLAGHNERRRKPQVNIHSGRDGRLLQPYNGSSFPGTMFTAASFVCQDILPSSILDAENYRTSDWRRRVKVEGGTQHRPLSGVPETNGQLHLKPVFSYDIGKHCPPAHVDDTNNLPSGSILSETGSQYPHDTRSLNSGSRSIYNEGALGSEGFNDFHTTATTVQQLSRIPESGCAHSFLSSQSQNSTSYASGIPIAHPSVMPVSQTHYNPSQVSDKLCSQGSTSGVSNKFPSSGGPMTISNGRDANDFGTNGIFQGSQFLNTKYRLSCDGGTTVDLLQLSSELQRVDDQRHSLQVKQEYDAFCCLQSPNHVK, from the exons ATGGAGTCTTGGCGCTGTTCTTCTGAAGGGAAGAGTTTTGCACCTGATGAAACAGTTTCTCATACTGATTCACTTGCTAGAAATAGAAGTGCTTTGATGGGTTGTGATTTGAAAATCCCATGTACTTTTGAAAGTCAAGGTTTTGGGGAATTGGGTTTGCCAGAAATGTTGGGCAAACATCTACCAAGAAGTACAACAAGTATGGGTTCCCCAAATCCATTTTTTAGGGAAGATGAATCCTCTTCAAAGCTTTCAAGCTCTGCTGTTGAATCCAACAGCAGGGATTATTCACTCTTTGATTTGAAACTAGATGCTTATACTTCTAAGTCAACGAAAGGAGCTTCCCTTTTTTCTTCATCCGAGTCATCTACACCTATGAAGAGAATGAGGGTATCAGGGGTGTACTCCCAGACTGCTTATTGCCAGGTTCATGGCTGCAACAAGGACCTCAGCTCCTCTAAGGACTACCACAAGAGGCATAAAGTTTGTGAGGCTCACTCGAAGACCGCCAAAGTTATTGTCAAAGGCATAGAACAGAGGTTTTGTCAGCAATGTAGTAG GTTCCATTTGCTGGCTGAATTTGATGATGGTAAGCGCAGCTGTCGTAAACGCCTTGCCGGACACAATGAGCGCCGGAGAAAGCCTCAAGTTAATATTCATTCTGGAAGAGATGGGAGGTTGCTTCAGCCATATAACG GCAGCAGTTTTCCAGGGACTATGTTCACAGCTGCGTCTTTCGTCTGCCAAGATATACTCCCTAGTAGCATTTTGGATGCTGAGAATTACAGAACAAGTGACTGGCGCAGGCGTGTAAAAGTGGAAGGTGGCACTCAGCATAGGCCTTTGTCAGGGGTGCCTGAAACAAATGGGCAACTGCATTTGAAACCAGTCTTTTCTTATGATATTGGAAAACATTGTCCACCAGCTCATGTAGATGACACCAATAATCTTCCTAGTGGAAGCATACTCAGTGAGACTGGTAGTCAGTATCCACATGATACGAGAAGCTTAAATTCTGGTTCACGTTCTATTTATAATGAGGGTGCATTAGGAAGTGAAGGCTTCAATGATTTCCACACAACAGCAACAACCGTGCAACAATTATCGCGCATTCCAGAGTCCGGTTGTGCTCACTCTTTTCTGTCATCTCAATCACAGAACTCTACAAGCTATGCTTCGGGAATTCCTATTGCTCACCCCTCAGTAATGCCAGTCAGCCAAACACATTACAACCCCAGCCAAGTTTCTGATAAACTTTGTTCTCAGGGTTCCACAAGTGGGGTGTCAAATAAATTTCCTTCTTCGGGGGGTCCCATGACGATATCTAATGGAAGAGATGCTAATGATTTTGGAACAAATGGGATTTTCCAAGGATCACAGTTTTTGAACACCAAATATCGTCTATCATGTGATGGTGGGACTACTGTTGACTTGCTTCAACTTTCCTCAGAGCTTCAACGAGTTGATGATCAACGGCATTCCCTGCAGGTGAAGCAGGAATATGACGCTTTCTGCTGCCTCCAAAGTCCGAATCATGTAAAGTGA
- the LOC101306629 gene encoding alpha-1,4-glucan-protein synthase [UDP-forming]-like: MAEYSKVAPTPLLKDELDIVIPTIRNLDFLEMWRPFFQQYHLIIVQDGDPTKIIKVPEGFDYELYNRNDINRILGPKASCISFKDSACRCFGYMVSKKKYIFTIDDDCFVAKDPTGKEINALEQHIKNLLCPSTPFFFNTLYDPYREGTDFVRGYPFSLREGVPTAVSHGLWLNIPDYDAPTQLVKPLERNTRFVDAVLTIPKGTLFPMCGMNLAFNRELIGPAMYFGLMGDGQPIGRYDDMWAGWCMKVICDHLGLGVKTGLPYIWHSKASNPFVNLKKEYKGIYWQEELIPFFQSATLPKDCTTVQACYLELSKQVKAKLGKVDDYFIKLADAMVTWIEAWDELNPAGGKAVELNGPSKSTK; encoded by the exons ATGGCCGAGTACAGCAAGGTCGCCCCGACGCCGCTGCTGAAGGATGAGCTGGACATCGTGATCCCCACCATCCGAAACCTGGACTTCTTGGAAATGTGGAGGCCCTTCTTCCAGCAGTACCATCTCATCATCGTCCAGGACGGCGATCCCACCAAGATCATCAAGGTCCCCGAGGGCTTCGATTACGAGCTCTACAACCGTAACGACATCAACCGTATTCTCGGCCCCAAAGCCTCCTGCATCTCCTTCAAGGACTCCGCCTGCCGCTGCTTCGGCTACATGGTCTCCAAGAAGAAGTACATCTTCACCATCGACGACGATTGCTTC GTCGCTAAAGATCCTACTGGAAAAGAGATCAATGCACTAGAGCAGCACATCAAGAACCTTCTGTGCCCATCGACTCCGTTTTTCTTTAACACCTTGTACGACCCGTACCGTGAAGGTACAGATTTCGTTCGTGGTTACCCTTTTAGTCTTCGTGAAGGTGTGCCGACCGCTGTTTCTCACGGCCTCTGGCTCAATATTCCGGATTATGATGCACCCACCCAGCTTGTCAAGCCTCTTGAGAGGAACACAAG GTTTGTGGATGCAGTCTTGACTATCCCCAAGGGAACTCTCTTTCCCATGTGTGGGATGAATTTGGCTTTCAACCGTGAGTTGATCGGCCCTGCTATGTACTTTGGACTCATGGGCGATGGTCAGCCAATTGGTCGCTACGACGATATGTGGGCTGGATGGTGCATGAAG GTCATTTGTGACCACTTGGGCCTAGGAGTGAAGACGGGACTGCCCTACATCTGGCATAGCAAAGCCAGCAACCCCTTTGTTAACCTTAAGAAGGAATACAAAGGAATCTACTGGCAGGAAGAGTTGATCCCATTTTTCCAATCTGCTACACTCCCCAAGGATTGCACCACTGTTCAGGCCTGCTACCTTGAACTCTCCAAGCAGGTGAAGGCGAAACTCGGTAAGGTTGATGACTACTTCATCAAGCTTGCAGATGCCATGGTCACGTGGATCGAAGCATGGGATGAGTTGAACCCGGCTGGAGGGAAAGCTGTTGAGCTCAATGGGCCTTCAAAATCTACAAAATAG
- the LOC101295819 gene encoding COBRA-like protein 4-like has protein sequence MGITKSKRSTLFASIMILAIFSSAVAYDPFDPNGSINIKWDVLSWTPDGYVAAVSISNNQMYRHITSPGWSLGWTWAKKEVIWSMVGAKVADQGDCSKFKGNTPLCCEKTPTVIDLLPGVPYNQQFTNCCKGGVLTSLGQDPSSAVSAFQMSVGLAGTSNKTVRPPKKFFLLGPGSGYTCSAANIVPSSVTLSSDHRSKTRAMMTWSLTCTYSQLIASKNPTCCVSMSSFYSPLITPCPSCACGCKDANKCVNDLRDSSLLQSKTSAKENAPQLLQCTEHKCPIRVHWHVKASYREYWRVRITITNFNFLMNYTQWTLVAQHPNLNKLANISSFLYKPLIQYNPTNDTGMFYGIKTVNDLIREAGPKGYIYTELILKKDKNTFTLDQGWAFPLRVYFNGDECLMPLPDLYPYLPNSAFHNSYPIFTLSSTILATLLVFVLLVLL, from the exons ATGGGGATTACCAAGTCTAAAAGAAGCACATTATTTGCATCTATCATGATTTTGGCAATATTTTCTTCTGCAG TGGCTTATGATCCCTTTGATCCCAATGGAAGCATCAATATCAAGTGGGATGTTTTGTCTTGGACCCCTGATGGCTATGTG GCAGCAGTGTCAATAAGCAACAACCAAATGTACCGGCACATCACAAGCCCCGGATGGAGCTTAGGATGGACATGGGCAAAGAAGGAAGTGATCTGGTCCATGGTGGGAGCTAAAGTCGCCGATCAAGGGGACTGTTCGAAATTCAAAGGGAACACCCCACTTTGTTGTGAGAAAACTCCAACAGTTATTGACTTACTTCCCGGAGTTCCTTACAACCAACAGTTCACCAATTGCTGCAAGGGTGGTGTTTTGACATCATTGGGACAAGACCCTTCTAGTGCAGTCTCAGCATTTCAGATGAGTGTTGGCCTTGCAGGCACTTCAAATAAAACCGTAAGGCCTCCGAAGAAATTCTTTTTGCTTGGTCCTGGATCAGGCTATACTTGTAGTGCCGCCAACATTGTGCCATCCTCGGTTACCTTGTCATCTGACCACCGGAGTAAAACTAGAGCAATGA TGACATGGAGTTTGACATGCACTTACTCACAATTGATTGCCTCTAAGAACCCGACCTGTTGTGTGTCCATGTCTTCCTTCTACAGCCCCTTGATCACTCCATGTCCATCTTGTGCTTGTGGTTGTAAGGATGCAAATAAATGCGT GAATGACCTTAGGGATTCAAGTCTGCTACAATCGAAAACCTCAGCCAAGGAAAATGCACCACAACTGTTACAATGCACAGAACACAAGTGCCCGATCCGAGTTCATTGGCATGTGAAAGCTAGCTACAGAGAGTATTGGCGTGTGAGAATTACCATCACCAACTTTAACTTCCTCATGAATTACACACAATGGACACTAGTTGCTCAGCACCCAAATCTCAACAAACTAGCTAATATTTCTAGCTTTCTTTATAAACCACTTATCCAATACAACCCCACAA ATGACACTGGTATGTTTTATGGCATAAAAACTGTGAATGACCTAATAAGGGAAGCTGGGCCTAAAGGATATATCTATACAGAGTTGATTCTTAAGAAGGACAAGAACACATTCACATTGGATCAAGGCTGGGCATTTCCTCTCAGGGTTTACTTCAATGGTGATGAGTGCTTGATGCCCCTTCCTGATCTATACCCATATCTACCCAACTCTGCTTTTCATAATTCATATCCAATTTTTACATTATCTTCTACAATATTGGCTACCCTTTTGGTTTTCGTATTGCTAGTCTTACTGTAA